CAGGTTTTATCTTGAACTGGGCATAATCGTGAACCCACATGGTGAGGAACCAAGGGTCAATAAAGACAATGTGCTTCGACCATAATGGGGTGGGATTTTGCATGGACCTTCCAATGAGAACTTTCATATACGCAGCGACATGCTACACAAAGGAAATTAATTAAgtcatcaaataatatataactcagccatgatatatttaataactcGGCTATTAGATATATAACTCATCATTGTAGATttaataactcagccgtaatgCTGAATAACTCAGCCATAATATATGtaataactcagccgtaataGAGACTTACATTATCAAACAACCATCCATATTGCTGGTATGGCCCTGGTCTTTCAATGATGAGTATGCTGTAAAAGTCAGCCTCATGATCAGCTGTTCTCAACGGTTTTTTAGTTGTTTTCCGTATTGGTGCTGGTCTGGGTGGAATTTTGCTTATGTGATATATAAGGTTTTCCACTTTAAAGGATCAATAGGTGCTAGAGGATCATATCTAGCGGTTGAATGCTCAAAATTCTTCCTCATGCACGTCGTTCCATCGTCTCCAATGTATGGAAAACATGGTTCTGAAGAAACTCCCACCAATGAACAAACATGTGTAGATAATTGAACATGTCTCTCCCGATACTCCTTTATCCTAGCAGATATAGCCACTTCCTCTTGCTTGACATCAGACTCCGGGAACACTTCGTTCTGTGCCGCGATAATGTCGTCTGTCACATCCGCAATGGAACTGTCCTGTAGAGTTAGAATCGTTACTCTTATTACATTGGCACGCGGTGTACTAACGCCCTCCTTCTTTATCTCacccaccttttgcttctttgaTGCAGCCTCCTTCTTTTTAGCAGCGACTTCTTGCTTCTTTAACTCAGAATGTTTTTTCTTAGCAGCGGTTGTTTACTTCTTTAACTCAACCGCTTCCTTTTTCTTTAACTCAGCCACTTCCTTCTTCTTTAAAGCAGCCTCTGCCTTCTGAGTAGCCTCATCTTTCTGTTTTGGATTGACCTTGCAGCCGCGTCTATAGGCTGGACGCTTAGCAGGAGAAATATTAAGGAAATCAAGATGATCAGTTTTAGCAGGAGTTGCAGCGACCTTCTTCTCAGCAACATTCTTCACACCAACATCTTTCGCATCAGCCTCATCCTTCTCCGCATTAGTATCTTTAGTGTCAGTGATacttgctcaaattaccctatagcaatattattctcatcaaaagaggccaattgtagtacttagagatcaaatccacaaggagctGAGGAATCAATAGATCTTATTGTAACTAAGCTAGGCTGAAGATTTATTAATTGCAgtgaaaataaatgtaaacaaGGAAACTGGTTTGAGCAGGACAATTACTCAAGATGATTGGATGGGTTTAACTAGTATGATTTAAAAGAGTTAGATCTAAGAttactattcaggttatcaggattatagaGGTATGATTCCTATGTGAATGCATATCttcaattaaaatatcttgGATATGACTTGACCACATAGGTTTGTCCCCATACAAACTCATGTAATCAATCCTGGAATATTTCACGTTTTGCCCAACTTTCATTCATCTATGAAAAAAACAAGCATGTTATAGCCTTTGTTGTGAATTGgtatttaattaaataactaattGTTTCACATATTGACTCGCATAATCTAAAAGGTGATTCTCTCAAAGAGgtcatgtttatttttttgtcacaaaaagcTTGCAAtgaggaaaatgaccaaaaatatatttcattagagaaaaaaacttataccataaatatataaatacagataaataaataaatatttatttttattttaaaatattttaaacctCAATccaaaaattttacatttaactCTAAATATTAAATCTAGGTTAATTAACCCTagaagtataaatatatatttatatctttaatgaaacatttttatcattttgatCCTTGGGGGCTACATTTGAGaccaaaaaaactattttaggGATATCCTACGGTCTTTCTCTTATCTAAAAGACatccaataaaaaattatgtttgagTTGTTCAAACTCCTCTTCTATGGTGTGTTTGTTAGTGGACCGCATCTTATCATATCAAGATCTAACATACAACTTACTGAATTccattttttaagaaataaaatatatttatctctCCTATCAGGAAACTTTTTGCAGGTTGTGAgaaaatatgtttgcaaatgagtGTGCTCCTCCTCAGTAAGTCCTTggttctttaatttttttcactaAGTTGTCCAATATCCGTGAAGATGTTTTGGACACAAACATAATATGTTATCCTTTGCACTCCACCATCATGCCGAGCAGGtcttagttttttttacttctAATGGAAAGTAGTATTCATCAAAGTTTAAAGTTTCTTCATTGATGCTCTGTGCGATTATAAATCATTCCACCTTCTTTAAAAATTTTGACTTTCTTTGTTCATATGAAACATATACAGCATACATCCATCTATTCTGCGCACgaccaagttccaattctcttgaGAGATTAATATATGAAGATGTTCCATTACATAAAAATGATGGAGAAAATATTCTCGAGGTTGCAAATAATCACAAGTATGGTAGCCTACAAATTGTGAGTACCTTTTGCAGTGAGTGATCTCAGCACCTATGCCTACATacataaagaaaacaaattccataagtacatatataaatataataaactgatatgataaattaattaattggttaaaatataattaagtgCAATTTCTTTAGAATGTTTCGTGGAAATAGTCCAGAAAAGACAAACGAAATGAGGCATCGTATTATTACATGAAAATAGTGGCTCTTCATGTCAATAAACTTTCATTCACTTTTTTCGACACAGTTACGCAAATAAGATGCATAGCTGTCTGAAAATTTAACGATGTATGTAATCCAATCAAAGCACTCGTCTTTGCAACTGCATCCAAATGGTATACGGGAACATGATATTTACCATGCTCATCAACATGTAGTTCGGAACGAGCACAAATATCAACTAAATAGAGTCTTGACTTCAAATTATCTTTCGTTTTCCCTTAGACATTAAGGATTGTGTTCATcaaattgtcaaaaaaaaaattcatgacaTCTATATTATGCCGCAACAAATGATTCTCCAACATAGCAGATCCAATAAAATAATCTTCTTATGCCAATTGTGTAGTTCTCCAATACTGTCAACTGGGTAATGCACATTTCCACTTACGTCGGGCGTCCTatctgcaccaaaatctcttaaCTGTTCTAACAACTTTTTCCATATGCTTTTGGAGGTGGACTGTCAAACACCTTCTTattcttttttgaaaacaaagtTTTACTTTTACATTATAGATGATCTTGTGGTAGAAATCTCCTTTGATAGTCAAACAAACACGTTTTCCGTCTGCGTTTTAGTTGGAATAATTTTCTTAACCGGACCGGCTAGCAAACCGGAATTTTTTTGGTTCATGGGTAACTGTGGTTCAACCTTCATTGGGGTTGAttagattaaattaaattttatgatattttgtaaataatatgcATGTTCTTGAAAAGATAtatcatatcaaataaaaagtTTCGATAGCCATAATGTTAGAAAAACTTAAGAAATAACAActaaaatgtaacaaaaataataaaataaattaatcgttcaaatataaaatcaatacaaaaaGCACATTTAAACTTTAGTCTTGAGATCATTATCACTCTAAATTTTATCACttcagaaaaaaattatttacacatagttaaaaaattattttttgaaataaaacatgtgttttgttcttttatatattatacaaatttcacaaatgtaaatatttcaattattaaagTCTTCAACACATTAGCTCtgtgttgcttcttctttttttttctgtgtgttGCTTCTTCAGATTCTTCTGTGTTGCGTTATTTGTTTCTGAGATTTCATATGATTTAGCTAAGATTGGACTAGCAGATGATTTAGATTCATTCACATATTTGTGCTTGTTTTTCTTAATCTCGGATTAGGATCTTATAGTCTCAGTTATTAGCTATATAGATTGGACTACAGTTATGAGATTAGACTAGAGAATCAAATTTTGGATCAAGTGTGTACGATTTCGTTGCTTCCTGATTTTATTCCTGAATATTGCTGTAAGTTCCTTTTCCTCTTTTCCTTGTGTTGGTTATAAGTTTgagaaatttattttcattttgattATGAATCAATTGCATGGTGATCCTAGCTTACCAGCTTCACATCAGAACTTTTAAGACACTGATGAAACTTGTGCGGATTCAAGATATCATTTTGATCAGCAAAAACAGTGACCGATAAGCTGATAAGACATGCAACAAACTAATACAGTGGCGGGGCGGGACTATGCGTAGCGGTAACACTCTTTGCCATCACTAACTGCAGGTCCTGGTTCTTATGAAAAGAAGAGGTAGTTCGTTGGCATCAACAACCAAACTCTTGGTAAttaagttttttgttttgtagatGTTACTAGTTTAGATATCTCTTGTGTCAGAAACAGAAATCTTTCATGTTTCAGTAACATTCAGCTTGTAAATTTCATGTTTGTTACTAACACTTGTGatgataaaatcattttatgaatatcttgaatatttttttttataaaatccaatacaaaataaatataataatgataTATGGCTCGACTCAGATACAAAATACGGCTTAAATATAATAGCAATTGGATCGATTATAGCACATATATGGATTTTAATCAACTTCGGACAAAAAAATAGAGGTgttatagtaaattaaatagTATCATTCAAATAAATGCTATCGTATCTAAACTTAACTTAGCATACCTAAATATTACTATCGTAGAAAAGGTATCTATGATAGATGCCGCTGACATAGCATTTATGAATTCGATATGAAACATCTACTATAGCATATTTTCCGCGttaataatttacatatttctTGTATTGTAAAACCGGACCGGCTAGCA
The Raphanus sativus cultivar WK10039 chromosome 1, ASM80110v3, whole genome shotgun sequence DNA segment above includes these coding regions:
- the LOC108847708 gene encoding uncharacterized protein LOC108847708, which encodes MEKLKKTISNNVDTFTDSIIIAHDKGQTKVIALTEAAPAVVPPKKTSNKKSDEADAKDVGVKNVAEKKVAATPAKTDHLDFLNISPAKRPAYRRGCKVNPKQKDEATQKAEAALKKKEVAELKKKEAKQEVAAKKKEAASKKQKVGEIKKEGVSTPRANVIRVTILTLQDSSIADVTDDIIAAQNEVFPESDVKQEEVAISARIKEYRERHVQLSTHVCSLVGVSSEPCFPYIGDDGTTCMRKNFEHSTARYDPLAPIDPLNILIIERPGPYQQYGWLFDNHVAAYMKVLIGRSMQNPTPLWSKHIVFIDPWFLTMWVHDYAQFKIKPDRFIFKGSGYEKLVNGMLPAENPTNLKWVEDVDHLFGVLQVKGDHWVAFHVDLVKEKVDCYECIIGQMTKKSENKMVEEFKPITQMLLAMLNAIIPANLRKPSKKQLPFRRRSPQNVPQNTLSGDCWVYR